GTGTGTTAGGAGGAGCTTTACTTTGTGCAATTCACGGTGCAACAGTAGAGAACACATTATTCCAAGACGGCGAACAAGCAAACACTTTCCGTGCTTTTGAACCTACTCAGGCAGAAGAAACCTATTCCATGGTGACAGCTAACCGTTTCTGGTCTCAAATCTTCGGGATTGCTTTCTCTAACAAACGTTGGTTACACTTCTTCATGTTATTTGTTCCTGTAACAGGATTATGGATGAGTGCGATCGGTGTTGTTGGTTTAGGCTTCAACCTCCGTGCTTATGACTTCGTATCTCAGGAGTTAAGAGCGGCAGAAGATCCTGAATTTGAAACTTTCTACACCAAAAACATCTTATTAAATGAAGGTTTACGTGCATGGATGGCACCTCAAGATCAACCTCATGAAAGATTTGTCTTCCCTGAAGAAGTATTACCTCGTGGTAACGCTCTCTAATTTCTTAAGATTAATCCAATAAGAAGTTTTAAGCCCCATGATTGGGGCTTTTTTGATGGTGATTAATGAATGATAAAACTTTTCAATCAAAATACTTTTTTTAATCAACCCTTAAATTAATGGCTTTTTTGCCTGAATAACCTGTAAACTGCCTCCTGCATATAATTTTTGTTTTAAAATACTAAATCCAGAATCAATTAATTTGACCGATAAATCCGTCTTCAATAACTGCCATGCAGTATCGGTTTCAAATAACCACATAAAAGCAAAAATACCCGGAATAAATAGGGGATTATGAGGCTTATGTAAATCAATAAAAGTAAATATTCCTTCTGGCTTTAAGACTCGATAAACTTCCGCAAAGATTGCCTCTAATTCATCTGTCGTCATTTCGTGTAAGGCAACGCTGGTATGTACAATATCAAAGTATTGATCAGGTAAGGGCATTTTTTGAGCAAAACCCTCAATATATTTTGCTTGAGGAACATTTTTCTTAGCTTTTTCTAAGGAAAGAGGAGAAATATCTAAACCTGTTACATTAGTGGAATAATTGATTAAAAATTTAGTAGTTTGTCCTGCACCACAACAAAGGTCTAATATTTTGCTCTCCTTGGTTATTGGTAAATCTAATAAGGCTAATTCACGAAATTTTTTTTCTCCCCCCACAGGAATTGCCGCCAGACGAGAAATTGTATCGTATAACCATTGATATTTATAACTTAAGGGACGAAGAAAGGTTGCCATGGGGTTTAAGTCTTAAAGTTTTGTTGAAACTGCTCTTAATTCATCAGGGATCAAGACATCGTCCTCAAATTCTAACATGGTTTCGCGATCGCCCAAGTAACCAGAATTATAGAAAAATAACAACATCCTACCTAAAGCAATCCAAATTTCAGAACAAAATTCCCAATCACCATTAAAAGGTGCATAGTCGCTGATAGATTTTAACGCCCAAAAATAATTATTTCTAACGACAGATTTCCCTTTTTGATACTCAGGAATGTCCTCTTTATTGATGTAAAGAATATTGTCTCTAATGTACGCTTTCATTACTTTAACACCTCAGTTTCATGCAAAAATATCGGATAAGGGTAAGTTTCAGGTTGCAGGTGTCAGGGTGTTGGGGGAGACTAGTTCGGAGCTATTAATTATCAACTATTTACCTTTGCCCGGTCTTAATTCCTAATTTTTCATCCGTTACCATAACCAAACAAATTTATTCTAAACTTAGGTTAATTTGAAATTCATAACCAATAAACTGGGTAAATTTATCGATTTTTAGGGAAATTTGGACGAGAAACCACAGAAGAAAAAGAAGAAAATTAGTAAAATTATAAGAAACAACCTACAAAAATAAAAATTATGGCATCATCCTCCATTGCAGTAAGAGAATTACCATTATTTCCCCTCCCTGAAGTTGTGCTATTTCCGGGGCGCCCTTTACCCCTACATATTTTTGAGTTTCGTTATCGCATGATGATGAATACAATTCTTGAATATGATCGACGTTTTGGAGTATTAATGATAGACCCTATTAGTGGAGAAATAGCAAAAGTGGGATGTTGTGCTGAGATAATTCACTTTGAAAGATTACCAGACGATCGCATGAAGGTGCTTACCCTAGGACAACAAAGGTTTAGACTACTCGAATATGTGAGACAAAAACCTTATAGAGTTGGTTTAGTGGAATGGTTTGAAGACCTACCCCCCCAAGAAAATCTCCAACCAAAAGCCGAAGAAGTAACCACATTACTCCATGATGTTGTTAAACTTTCAGCTAAATTAACAGATCAAAAAATAGAGTTACCTGAAAACTTACCTACTCAACCGATAGAATTATCCTACTGGGTTGCTAGTAACCTTTATGGGGTAGCGAGTGAACAACAAGCACTGCTGGAAATAGATAACACAGGGGAAAGGCTACAAAGAGAAGCCGACATTTTAGCAACCACAAGAAGCAACTTAGCGGCTCGTACGGCTTTAAAGGACGCTTTTAACTAGGTGTCAGGTGTCGGGTTTCAGGTATCAGGTTTTAGGTTAATTAGGCATTTTTTTGAGCTAGATAAGATTAAAGTTGAGACTGAGTAAAGACTTATCACAATAAGATTGATCAGGAAACAGCAGAAGCGTAGGTTTTAGCAAAAATCATTCTACCAGCAGAGGTTTGTAAAGCTGAAGTAACAACAACTCTTAGCTCTTCTCCTACATGGCCATTTGCTTCTTCAACTACGACCATTGTACCGTCATCTAAGTAACCAATTCCTTGAGTAGGTTCTTTTCCGTGTTTAAGAATTTTGAGATCTATATAATCCCCTGGTAGATAAATTGGGCGTACTGCCTGAGCTAAATCATTGACATTGAGTATGGTAATTTTCTGCAAAGTTGCAACTTTACTCAAGTTAAAATCATTGGTGATTAAAACTGCATTAATATCATGGGCTAAATGAAGTAGTTTAGCGTCCACAGTTGTAACTTCTTCATATTCTTCAGGATGAATGACTATTTTATCGGGATATTCTTCTTGCATTTGATTGAGAATATCTAAGCCTCTTCTGCCTCTCACTCTTTTTTGGTCATTAGTGGCATCGGCTAGTTGTTGCAATTCGGCGAGAATAAATTGAGGGACTAAAATTTGACCTTCAATAAAACCAGTGGCTAATAATTGTTGTATTCTGCCATCAATAATACAACTGGTATCTAAAATTTTTGTGGCAACAGGGGTTAATGTGCCTTCTGCAACTAACATTGACTCAATACTGTTAGGATTAATCAGACGTAAAAAAGTACGTCCGTGAGTGTCGGCTAAAGATACTCCTAAAACAGTAAACATAACGCTACCCAAAATCGCAATCATGGGTTTTATAAAGCTAAAGTTGTTCGGCACGGGCAATAAGAAAATAGGTGCTAATAATAAGTTTGCTAATAATAAACCCATTGCCAAGCCAATAGCTCTGGTGATAATAACTTCAATCGGTGTTTGACGGATTTTTTGTTCTAAACGACGGTAGGTAGTTTGTGCCACTAAACCTATGGCTAAACCGATAATGGATGCAAAACCTGCCACCAACCATCTTAAGGCTTGGATGTTCGATACCTGATTTTGAATTTCGGAGGGGAGAAGTTCGACTATGTCAAAACCAACACCTCCAAAGGCAAGGACAAAAATTGTAATAATAATTATATCAATCATAGATTTAGATCCTTATGGGATACTGATAACTAATTATAGGCGTTTAATCCTGTTCATTTTGTTAACTATAGTTAACCTAGGTTCTATTTTAACGTTACTTAAAAAAAATAAAGAGCGATCGCATCTGTGCGAGTTTTTCACAGACTTGTTGAGGGAATCAAGGAGTGATTAAGCTAGGAGTGCATTTAAGTTGTCTGGTTAAGATAGGGAAGAAGGTTGATGAAAAAGTGGTATCAGGAAAGTAGAGAACAAGAAACAGTCTCAAAGACCTTAAAAATGATAGTTATTTTTCATAAATTGCTATTTTTTCTCCAGACTATAGTAAATAGCCCACACTGCCATTGCCCTTAGATAATGACTCGCTCGAAATGTACCTACTGCTGTAATCGCTTCAGGGGTGCGAAATTGTAGCCCATTTTCATAGACTTGTTTCACCACCGTTTCTGCGACTCTTAACCCCTCTTGTTTCATGCCGTTGAGAATCATAAAAGCAACGATACCATAATTAATACCTGTCCACACTTCTAAAGGATGAGTGTCATTTTCTTTAACAGGTTTTCCGTCGGGTTTTACTCCATTGGCAATACCAAATTTACCATCATGAAATTTTAAGAAACAAGCATCATATACTTTTCTGAGGGTAGATTTTACATATTTCGATTCTACAACATCGGGTAATCCTAATAATTGAGCATAAAACTGTCCGCATAGTTGATCAGCCATAACCACATCTGAACCACTTTCACTGTCGAGGCGGTAATATTCCCCATTCCAAAGAGTTTCATGATAAAGACTTCTTGCTTGAGTTAACCATTGTTGAAAAACTGCGATCGCATCTTTAATTCCTTGGGGGTAATCATCAGGTTGTAAACTAGGATTCATAGGGGGATTTGCAATCAATGTATTGCCAATAGCGATAGCCGCTTCTAATCCTGCAATCCATAAACCGCCACAGTAAGCACTAATACCCTGTAAACGCCAATCATCAAAAGTTTGATCAGGAGCGCCAGAATTTTCAGGGATACCATCACCATCTAAATCAAAAGTTTTCACATAATGGAGAGTTTCCACCACACTATCCCAACATTCCCACAAGAAATCTTGATCTAAACCACCAGTAAATAAATAATCTCGATAAACTAGCAAAACAAAATCACAGCCCAAATCTTTCCATAAATTACAGTCTTGATAACTGGTATAGTTACTTTTTTCCCAAGGATGCTCATTTGGTGCGCCTAAATCGTGGGGGGTTGCTCCTTTTGCCTTCCTGATAGCCTGTGTCTGATTATAACCGATGATACGAGGGGTTTTATCTTCTGTAGGAATTGCCCGACTAAAAGCCTCCATAATTGATTTATCTAAACGAGGCCACATCATGATTAGAGGAAAAGAACCATATAAACGTACATCTAAACTTTCATACCAACGATAATCAATACATTCTAAAACCCCAAATTGTCCCACAGGGTCATTTTCTGTTGCCGCAGTCCATAAACTTCCTCCTTCACTCAACAAATATAATTCGTTAAATAAAGCCATTTTTAGCCATTCTGGTAAATCACCTCGATCTAGGATTGGTTTCTGCCACTCTTTAATGCGATTTTGCCACATATCATGGTGTTTCAATGCTGTGCGTACAATTGCCCAAGCGTTACGACCATTTCTACCAAAAAAATCCGTATAACGGCGATAATAAGTGATTCCTTGGGCAAATTCGGTTACAGGAAAGTCCCATGCTAGGATAAAAGGAATTTTTTTTGTTTTCCCGGGTTTAACTGTAAATCTAATCGCCATTGCCCCCGCAATTTGTTCTCCGGGTTCGGCGGGTGTCTCATCCTGATAATCTGGTAAAGAGCCATTCATGGCAAAATAATCCCATATATCTGCACCATCTCCCTTGGGATTCCAACGACTATGATAAAAGACTTCTAAGCTAGGGTTTGTAATGCTAGAAATTGCCCATTGCCCCTCCCCTTCTTGGGGTTGTTCTTCCATACGGATGCGATCGAACAAACATCCTACCCTAAAATTATCCTGAATCCACTGATTAAGATTACCCGTGCTATCTCCCCATTTTGGTCGATATTCATACTCAGGACTACCATCATCCCTAACTTTTACAGTGGGAGACTTAATAGCATTAGTAAACCAACCCACACTATTTTGCCATGTAAACATAATACTCAGGGTTATTTCCTTATCAGTAGGATTATGCACACTCCACTCAAACACAGCCAAAGGATAACTAGATTCTTGGTAACTTCCTGCCCAAATAGGAGAAAACTGCTCACAGATAAGACGAGATTTAAACACCCCTTGATAGTCAAACCAACTACGAGGATAAAGTGCGGAATATGTACCTTTTCCTTGGGGATACCATGCCCAACTTGATAAACTACCATCAGTAGGGGAATTAGTACTCATGGCATATACTTGGGGAGGTTCTCCTTCTACTTGCTCAAAAACACTAAACTGACAAGCTGGTAAAGACTGATAAATATGATTACCACCATCAATGTGCCAAAGATTAAATTCACCATTTACCCCTCTACCAACACAACCACCACCAAAACCACCCAAAGGCATACCATGATTAGCTCCATCATCTAAATTGCTAGCGTAGCGTACTGTATAGGGTTTTTCCCATTCTTTGCCGATTTCACATTGCCATGCAGAGGAAGGAATTTGAGGTAGTTCGATTTTGAGCATAGTTATTCAATTAAGTTTTCATTAATCATCAATATTATCAGCAGAAATACCAGTTGGATATAACATTTATGCGCTCAAGGGCAAAGTTAAAGGAGCAAAGGGCAAGGGGCAAAAGGCAAAGGTGTTAAAATATTTTTTGATATTAAAGACTTCAAGATGTCAGAGATAAAAGACTTTAAAGATTTAATAATTTGGCAAAAAGGTATGGAAATTGCTGAACAATGTTATTTTGTGCTCAAAAAATTTCCAAAAGAATAACTATACGAGATAGTTTTAAGTAAAATTTGGGCGTTTTACAGTGAATTTCATCACTATTCCCTCTTTCCTGATTTCTGTAAGAAATCTAGTCTATCACTTTAAGAAATCTTGCCATCGGTGTAAGAGATAATCCTTGAATTAAAACCGAGATAATTACTAAGAAAAACACAAGGTTAAAAATTTGATCTGCGTACTCAAAACCTTGAGTAATAGGCATGATAGAAAGTACAATCGGTACTGCCCCTCTTAAGCCAACCCACGAAACAAATAACTTATCCGCTTGTTTATATTTAGAAAAAGGTGCAAGACACAAAAATACACTAATAGGACGGGCAATTAAAATTAAAAAGAGTGCGATCGCAATTCCGACACTAATATTAGAAAGTAAATCAGAAGGAAAGACTAATAAACCAAGAGTTAAAAACATTGTTATTTCCATCAACCACGATAAACCATCATGAAAACTAATAATTAATTCTTTTTTCAAAACATTACTATTACTAAAAACAATACCTATAATATAAACGGCAAGAAAAGGATTACCACGAGCAAAAGCCGTGATACTAAAAATCATAAGTAATAAACCAAAAGCACAAACAGGATAAAGTCCATCTGAAGCCAATTGAATACGGTTAATCACCCACACCATTAACAAACCACCGTAGTAGCCAAAAAAAGAACCTATTAGTATTTGTAGTAATAAACTAAAAATGATAACAGTAGGATTAAATACTCCTTGTGCTAAAACCCCGATGATAGAAGTGGCTAGAAGTATTGCTGTGGGGTCATTGCTACCAGATTCTAGTTCCAAAAGAGGTTGTAAATTATTTTTTAATCTGATATTGCTGGACTTTAATATGGAAAAAACAGCCGCCGCATCTGTAGAAGATACGATCGCACCTAATAATAAACCTTCCGTCCAACTAATACCGTTAACCCCCAAATTAAAACTAGAAAAACTACCAAGAATAAGCCATGCAAAACTACCGACTAAAACGGCTGTGATACAAACTCCTAAGGTTGAAAGAAGTAAACCTTCTTTGATGATAGGACGTATTTGTCGCCATTTACTATCTAACCCTCCTGAAAAAAGAATAATTACCAAAGCCGAATCGGCAACATACTGACTGACACCATAACTTTCAAAGTCGATACCACCGACACCTTGACTTCCAGAAAGAATACCAATCAACAAAAACAAAAGTAAGGCAGGAACTCCTAAACGAGATGCTATTTTACTAGCAAATACACTGGCTAATATTAATATGCCAAAAATTAAAAAAAGTTCCTCTATGGACAAATAACTTAGATTCATTCGTATTTATGAAATACATTTTCAGTAATTAATCTTA
This is a stretch of genomic DNA from Cyanobacterium aponinum PCC 10605. It encodes these proteins:
- a CDS encoding GH116 family glycosyl hydrolase yields the protein MLKIELPQIPSSAWQCEIGKEWEKPYTVRYASNLDDGANHGMPLGGFGGGCVGRGVNGEFNLWHIDGGNHIYQSLPACQFSVFEQVEGEPPQVYAMSTNSPTDGSLSSWAWYPQGKGTYSALYPRSWFDYQGVFKSRLICEQFSPIWAGSYQESSYPLAVFEWSVHNPTDKEITLSIMFTWQNSVGWFTNAIKSPTVKVRDDGSPEYEYRPKWGDSTGNLNQWIQDNFRVGCLFDRIRMEEQPQEGEGQWAISSITNPSLEVFYHSRWNPKGDGADIWDYFAMNGSLPDYQDETPAEPGEQIAGAMAIRFTVKPGKTKKIPFILAWDFPVTEFAQGITYYRRYTDFFGRNGRNAWAIVRTALKHHDMWQNRIKEWQKPILDRGDLPEWLKMALFNELYLLSEGGSLWTAATENDPVGQFGVLECIDYRWYESLDVRLYGSFPLIMMWPRLDKSIMEAFSRAIPTEDKTPRIIGYNQTQAIRKAKGATPHDLGAPNEHPWEKSNYTSYQDCNLWKDLGCDFVLLVYRDYLFTGGLDQDFLWECWDSVVETLHYVKTFDLDGDGIPENSGAPDQTFDDWRLQGISAYCGGLWIAGLEAAIAIGNTLIANPPMNPSLQPDDYPQGIKDAIAVFQQWLTQARSLYHETLWNGEYYRLDSESGSDVVMADQLCGQFYAQLLGLPDVVESKYVKSTLRKVYDACFLKFHDGKFGIANGVKPDGKPVKENDTHPLEVWTGINYGIVAFMILNGMKQEGLRVAETVVKQVYENGLQFRTPEAITAVGTFRASHYLRAMAVWAIYYSLEKK
- a CDS encoding class I SAM-dependent methyltransferase; translated protein: MATFLRPLSYKYQWLYDTISRLAAIPVGGEKKFRELALLDLPITKESKILDLCCGAGQTTKFLINYSTNVTGLDISPLSLEKAKKNVPQAKYIEGFAQKMPLPDQYFDIVHTSVALHEMTTDELEAIFAEVYRVLKPEGIFTFIDLHKPHNPLFIPGIFAFMWLFETDTAWQLLKTDLSVKLIDSGFSILKQKLYAGGSLQVIQAKKPLI
- a CDS encoding PIN/TRAM domain-containing protein, coding for MIDIIIITIFVLAFGGVGFDIVELLPSEIQNQVSNIQALRWLVAGFASIIGLAIGLVAQTTYRRLEQKIRQTPIEVIITRAIGLAMGLLLANLLLAPIFLLPVPNNFSFIKPMIAILGSVMFTVLGVSLADTHGRTFLRLINPNSIESMLVAEGTLTPVATKILDTSCIIDGRIQQLLATGFIEGQILVPQFILAELQQLADATNDQKRVRGRRGLDILNQMQEEYPDKIVIHPEEYEEVTTVDAKLLHLAHDINAVLITNDFNLSKVATLQKITILNVNDLAQAVRPIYLPGDYIDLKILKHGKEPTQGIGYLDDGTMVVVEEANGHVGEELRVVVTSALQTSAGRMIFAKTYASAVS
- a CDS encoding potassium/proton antiporter, encoding MNLSYLSIEELFLIFGILILASVFASKIASRLGVPALLLFLLIGILSGSQGVGGIDFESYGVSQYVADSALVIILFSGGLDSKWRQIRPIIKEGLLLSTLGVCITAVLVGSFAWLILGSFSSFNLGVNGISWTEGLLLGAIVSSTDAAAVFSILKSSNIRLKNNLQPLLELESGSNDPTAILLATSIIGVLAQGVFNPTVIIFSLLLQILIGSFFGYYGGLLMVWVINRIQLASDGLYPVCAFGLLLMIFSITAFARGNPFLAVYIIGIVFSNSNVLKKELIISFHDGLSWLMEITMFLTLGLLVFPSDLLSNISVGIAIALFLILIARPISVFLCLAPFSKYKQADKLFVSWVGLRGAVPIVLSIMPITQGFEYADQIFNLVFFLVIISVLIQGLSLTPMARFLKVID
- a CDS encoding LON peptidase substrate-binding domain-containing protein yields the protein MASSSIAVRELPLFPLPEVVLFPGRPLPLHIFEFRYRMMMNTILEYDRRFGVLMIDPISGEIAKVGCCAEIIHFERLPDDRMKVLTLGQQRFRLLEYVRQKPYRVGLVEWFEDLPPQENLQPKAEEVTTLLHDVVKLSAKLTDQKIELPENLPTQPIELSYWVASNLYGVASEQQALLEIDNTGERLQREADILATTRSNLAARTALKDAFN